The region TATTCCAGTATATGCTATACTATTTTTTGTACTACTTACTTTTCCGCTCACTTCAATCATAGCTACAGAACTCCATCTTAGAGTACATTTTAATGCTGATGGAACAAAGAGAGGATAATTAAAATGATAAATCCTAAATTGAATTTAAATAGAAAAACAAAGACTATAAATATAAAAGCAGTTTCAGTAATAATGCTTATTATTTTAGCATCCATATTATGTTTCATAGTTAGCCATTCACTTAATAGAAAACCAAATATAACTCCAGTAGATAAAGCTGCAATTGCAAGAAAGAAATTTATTAATACCGTGGCACCTTATGCAGAAGACGTTTATAAACAGGATAAAATATTTGCTTCAATTACTTTAGCACAAGCTATGCTTGAAAGTGATACAGGTAATTCTAAATTAACTAAAAAAGCTAATAATTTATTTGGCATAAAAGCCAATAAATATTGGACAGGCAATACTATTCAAATGCCAACAAAAGAAAATTACAATGGAAAAGAAGTAGTTGAAAAGGCTACATTTCGTGCTTATAGTAATTGGGATGAGAGCATTGAAGATCACACAAACTTTTTAAAGAAAAACAGCATTTATGCGGAGCATGGAGTATTTTCAGCAGCTAATTATGAGCAGCAGGCACAAGCAATTCAAGCAGCTGGATATGCTACAGATCCAAACTATGCAAAAGAACTTATAACGCTAATAAAAAAGTATAAATTATATAAATACGATAATGTTAAATAGCAGACTAATTGTTAACTTAAAATCATACTAACTTTCTCTTAATTGTACTTTTTAAATGCAAATTATGGTCTTTAATAAAGTTTATATAAACCTCCAAACTGATGTAATATGAAATTATTTAGTTTTGGAGGTTTTATTAATGATAAAAAATAAATAGTTACAGTAAAAAGCGCTTCACATATGTTGTTGCTATATGACTTAGATATTCCATGAATTTTCTTATTTAAAAATTATATATTTTTCTATTGCAGCAGCTACTCCATTATCATCATTAGTTAAAGTTACATCATCAGCAAAATCCTTAACTTTATCTGGCGCATTTCCCATTGCAATTCCAAGTCCAGCATACTGAATCATGTCAACATCATTATAATTATCCCCTATTGCAATTATCTCTGATCTACTTATATTTAATTTTGTGGATAAATACTCTATTGCACTTGTCTTTGATGATGATTTAGGCATGATTTCTAAGTATGTTGCTTTAGACGGATATACGTTTACATAGCTTGATAATTTTCCTGAAACTTTTCTATTTAATACATTTATGTTATCAGGATCCGACATGCATAAAATTTTATTTGGTCCAAGATTATATTTTTTCCATTCATCCAATAATCTGATAAAGTCCGTTACATTAGGAACAATATGTGTTATGTCACTTTCTTGCTTGGACCACTCATCATCACCTTTTATATACCACTTATCATCTTTATATAAACTCATGTGTACATTCATTTCTTCTGTGAAATTATATACTGTATCTACTATATTAGATGGAATAAATTTATTTAAAAGTATATCTCCCCCCTTACCTAAGATTAAAGAACCACTATAGCAAATTATAGGCTGTTCTACTCCTAATTCTTCTTGTAAATATACTATCCCCTCCGGCATTCTAGCTGAAACCAGCACTACAATTATTCCTTGATTTGCAGCTGCATTTATTTTCTCTTTTGTCTCTTTAGAAATTTTATGCATAGAATTAAGTAATGTGCCATCAATGTCTAAACATAACATTTTATATTTACTCATAATAAATCCCCCTACATTTTTTTAATTTAAACAATTATCAATTCAATGTTTTCATCATGTATAATTTGAAGAAAAGCTTTGGAAGGCTTCTCATCTGTTATAATGATATCTATATTTTCAAAACTACTACCTTTGTAATAACTTGAACATGCGAATTTTTTATGATCTGCTAAAACAATATTTTTTTTAGTATGTTTTACAACTGCACGCTTTATATCTGCGTCTTCCTCATCTTCGTAATATATTCCATCCTTCATTATAGCTGCCGCTCCTAAAAAAGCAGCATCAAAATACATTCCATCAAAATAATCTTTAAAATTAGATCTATAAAAAAAGCGATTTTTTCTGTTTAAATATCCTCCAAAAGAAATTAAATTAATATCTTCTTTTTCTGAAATTATTTCTATATTATCAAGTGAATGAGTAGCTACAGTAATTTTTTTATTTAAATATTCTGCCATAAAGCGCACTGTTGTAGAAACATCCAAAAAGTAATGACCTTCTTCATCAATAAATTCTAATGCCTTTTGTGCTATATTTTTCTTTTCATCTGAATAAGCTTCAATTCTTTCCCTGTATGCTTTTATTGTATTTTTTAGTCCTGGTAAACTAATTCCTCCATGAGTACGAATTACAGCACCTTGCTCGGTTAACTTTATAATGTCTCTTCTTGCAGTATCTCTAGATACATTATTTATCCCACAGATTTTTTGTACAGACATGCTATTGTGCTCATTTAAGTACTGTAATATTTTTTCAATTCTTTCTTCCTGATACATTTCAATTCCCCCTCATATCTATATTGTAATTGTTTTTAAGTATTTTATCAACACTTTTAAGTATTTTTATTGCTTAAATGCATTGTTTTAAGTAGCAAAAAGGTCACCTAAATAAATAAGTGACCTTGTAGATAAATATTAAATTATATTTTTAGACTACATAATCTAAGAAAATTCATACTATATTTCTTTAAATATTATCATGGCATAATGGTAGAATGCCCATTTCCATTTTATATCTACAACCTGAATTTTATCCTTGTTTTCTGCTAAGAAGTTATTTACTCTATTTTCAAACTTTCTTTCATTTACTGCATAAATCAATTTAATCTTGAGCATTTATCCTTCCCTTTTTATCATATCAAATTCTACACATATACTAATAACATCATTAATTATCTTTGCTGTAATTTTGCCGTTCATTTTATCTACAAGTTCTTTGGTTATAGATAGTCCAAGACCTGTACCCTGTCCTGAACGTGTTTTATCCGCCATATAAAATCTATCAAAAATACTATTTACATTACAATTTTTTAGATTATTGGAATTATTGTCTATTTTTAGAAATACACTTCTTCCATGAGTAGACAAGGTGACCTTTATATTATTTTCAGCATATTTAATAGCATTGGTAATTAAATTATCTATTGTTCTTTCTAAAGCATTTTTATCTGCTGCTATATAAACTATGTTGTCATTTATATTAATTTCAGGCTCTATCCCTTTATTTTCAAAATCTATATACCTTGAGAACATTATCTCCTGGACTGCTCTTGATATATCAACCTTTTCAATATTAAGTTTAAAATCATGAGAATCAATTAGCGATAAACTGTAAAAATCATTTAAAAGAATTTCCAAAGTAGCTGCTCTTTTTTCTATAATTTCTATGTACTGTCCTCTCTCAGTATCATTCAAATCTTCCGTCTTTAAAAATTTAATATATCCCTTAATTGCCGTCAGTGGTGTTCTAAGATCATGTGACATATCAGCAATTGCCTGCCTTAATTTGTCCTCCGATTTAACCTTGTCAGCTTCACTTTTAATTCTAATTTCAATTGTCTTATTTATGGCATTAGAAAGTCTTTCAATTTTCTTATTTATTAAAGCAACCTTTAATTTTTCATGACTATTTTCCTTGTTAATATCTTCAAGCTTCTCAGATATTCTATTTAATTCCCTGTCTATTAAATAATTACGGACAAGTAAAACACCTAAAAAAATAACTAATACAATTAATAAAAATATCATTTTACCTGTCCTCCATTCATTATTTTACATCTGATTTTCTAAAAAAAATGCAGCTTAATATTACACAAACTATTATTGTAATTAAAGACATAAATATCATTTTAAAATCAATATTAAAATTAAATTTATCATATCTTACAGCCCTCGGTATAGAGAAAACTGTTTTGCTGTAAAAATAATCAACTTCCTTACTCTTCAATGATAGAGCCATTCCAGCTCTATTTATAATATCTATAACATAACATGAAGCTATTGTAACAAATACGTTTTTAGTTAAAAAGGAAATTAAAACCCAAATAACACCCATAGCTGCATATGCAAAAATTAAAATTATAATAATTTCAATAAACTTTACTAAATCAAAATTAGTGCCATATCCATTTTTAAGGGTATTTATAATAAGAGTACCTACAGGAAATATAAAACTAACTAAAACCACTCCAGTACAAAATACAATTGTCTTAGCAAACACAATGTTTACTCTCTTATGACCGGAAGCAATTAAATTTCTTATATTGCCTGAATAAAACTCATTTGTAATATAGTAAGAAAGAATTCCAATAACAAATAGATGGAATATACCCTCCTGTAATTCAATTGCAAATAAAAACATATCACAACCACTTTTAACTCTAAGGAAATTCTCTTTTACTGGAATTAGTACACATAGACTTTGCATAATCATAAGTATACACAGCATATAAAAAATTTTAGAATGCTTTAATTTATAAAACTCAACCTTCAAAAGATTATACATCGCATCTACCCCCTATCAATTTAGAAAAATAAATTTCTAAATCATCTCCCTTTAGTGTTATTTCCTCAACTATGCTGCCATTTTTAGATAGAGTAGATGATACCTCGCCTGGTGAATCCAAATAATCATATAATTTTATAACATTTTCCGGTAAAACCTCATAATTTTGAGTTTTTAATTTATTTTCAATTACAAAAACAGCCTTATCTGCATCATCAGTTTTTATATATAAGAATTTTTTGCACCTTTCATTCAATTCCTTTGAAGTTATTTGCTCTATTAACCTTCCTTTATGAATTATTCCATACACATTTGCAAACTGATATAATTCACTCAATATATGACTTGATATTAAAATTGTAACTCCATATTCTCTATTTAACTTAGTTAGAAGTTCACGTACTCCAATTATACTCATAGGATCAAGTCCGTTAATTGGCTCATCCAGAATCAAAAACTCTGGGTCTCCTAAAAGTGCTATAGCTATTCCAAGTTTTTGTTTCATACCAAATGAAAGTTTCCTTACAGCCTTATTCTTCTCCTCATAAAGTCCGACCATCTTAAGAACTTTATCTATGCATTCTTTCCCTGGAATGCCTTTTTGCATCCTGTTAATCTCTAGATTTTCATATACACTAGAAAAACTGAAAAGTGCTGGTTTTTCTATAAGGCATCCCATTCTCTCTCTTTCTTCTTCTATTTTTCCCTCATCATTTTCTCCAAAAATATCAATTGAACCTTCACTTTTAAATATAAGTCCTGCTACTAATCTCATAAATGTAGTTTTACCTGCACCATTTTGGCCGATAAATCCATATATATCACCTTTTTTAATAGTTACATTTACACCATTTACTACATTTTTACTTTTGTATCGCTTAGTTAAATTAACCGTTTTAAGTACTATTTCTTCCATACTATCTCCTTCCTATAGGGTTCACAAAGCTAAACTTAATTTATCATTAACGCATTTAAATTAGCTACCAAGCTAATTACCCTACAGGTTTAATAATAAAATACGATCCATAAGAGAAATTAAAGCAATTCTTAAGAAATCCTTAATTCTAACTTTTAAGTTTATATCCCATCCCCCATACTGTCTCTATGTACTCTTCCTTTGGATTAGCTTTCAAGAGCTTGTTTCTTAAGTTGCTCATATGTACATTCAAAGTGTTATCATCACCCATATAAGTATCTCCCCATACACTTTCAAATAAATTCGCCTTTGAAAATATCTTTTTAGGATTTAAAATTAAAACTTCTAAAATATTATATTCTCTGTTAGTAAGCACAAGTTTTTTTCCATTTACAGAAACCTCTTTGGCTTCTCTATCCAGAATTATATCCTTATAGACTATATTTTTACTAAAAACATTACCATTTTGAAAATCCATATATCTTCTAAGATTTGAATATATTCTAGCATCCACCTCATCCATATCGAAAGGTTTAGTTATATAATCATCTGCGCCTATCCTTAACATATCAACTTTCGTTTCTTTTGAAAGTTTTGCTGAAATCACAATAACAGGTACCTGACTTATCCTCCTTATCTTCTTTAAAAGCTCTTCACCATTCATTCCAGGAAGCATTAGGTCGAGAAGAACAAGTTGAAATTCATGAGCTTTAATGTAAAGGAATGCCTCTGTACCCGAATAGGCTTGTACAACATTATATCCCCTTTTTTCTATAAGTATTTTAAGCATATTATTTATATCATTATCATCTTCTACAATGATTATGTTTACACTTTTATTCATTTTAAGTACCTCTTATGCAATTATTTATTTATATTATACATTATACTTCTTAACCATATAAAATCACTCTTATCCTGTGCGAGTTATTAAAAGTTTGACCCTGCATAAACTCTTAATTCAGATTTTCCAGAGAGAAGCGGCGGAAAATTTACCTTGCTTTTATTTTAAGCAAAGTAATAGTATTTTGGGAACAATTTAAATAAAATTCAATAAGTCTTGTTCAGAATTGTAAAAAGACTTAGAAATTTTAATTTGTCTGAGCTCTTTTTAGCGAGTTATTAAAATTTCTTAGTATTTTTATAATTTTGAACTTAGACTTATGAGTTTTATTTAATGTTTCAAAATACTATTACTTAACTTAGACTATTTATAGGACTCATAGGACTTAAAATATTTTTTATTTCAGTATAAGGTATCGGAACCTTGAATATTCCATAGTAATAAGGTGTATACTCATAAACCTGATAATATAGTATAAGATTTTTATCCGTTAAATAAAATTCCTGATTGTTTGTAACTCCTTTAAAATCATTTATAAGCTGAATATTATTATCCTTAATATATTTGTTTACCATTAAAGTTAAAACACCCAAGTAATTCATTTTAGGATTGAATAAATCACTAAAACTATATGTTTTACCTGTCTTAGTATTTATAGTTATAGACGAATATACAGTAAGTCCATGTGCTGCATGATATACATAAGTATAAATACTAAATAAAATACTCAGAATGTAATTTTTATTAACACCTATTTCATAAGTACCAAAAATCTCAATAAAATCCGTCTTTTCAGGAAGTAAAACTTGATTTTTAAAAAGTTCACCAACTGCATCTATTATTTCTTCATTTACTTTTGTTTTTACCATATCATTATTTTCATTAACTACAAAAGGATACTTTATGTTGAACTTTTGGGGTACAAGGTTCTGTTCATTTAAAACTGCCTTTCCATTTGTATACTGTCCCTCACTATTCCTAGAGTCTCCATAATATATATAGTACATGTTCTCACCCTTAAACAATTATTATTTATATAGATTCAATTAACAAATTGCTATTTAAACGAGTAAACTTTTGTGTTCCCATGAAGCTTACAAAATTCAAATAGCCTATCTACTCTAACATCTATATAAAATATAATATGATAAATAATATCATTTATGAAAACAATGATATTATTTATTAAGGTATAACTATTCATATTATAAAATATTTTTAGGCACTGATGTACCTCTGTAATATTATAAATCAACTTATGAACTACAATTACAGCATAAGATAATTACCAAATATGCCTTTTTTCATTTTTAACACATACAATGGACATAGGCTTTACATCTAAGGATTTAGCAACCGGACCGCACTTCGCCATAAATAGATGAAATATATTCTCTCTATCTATTTCACATAAACTTTCATAGTTCCCCTGTCCCTTTGCTATTATTACATCTACATCATAAAATTTATTTTTAAATTCATCATTTACTTTGCTGATAACAGTACCCAATGAACCATCTCCATTATCTATTACCTCAGCTACTTCCTGCATACCTACCATTTTTGCATCCTCAATAGTAACGTCATTAACTATAGCTTTTCCTCTAACTCCAAAATAAACTTTAATATCAGGAAATTCCCTTTTTATATATTTTATGAATAACTTGTCCAAACAAATTTCTCCACAGTTATCACCTAAATACATAAGGCTTTTTGCATTTTTTAAACACTCATGCAAAATTTCACTCTCATCAATAGCAAGCTTTGTCTTTTCTATATTGGATATTTGTTTTTCAAGCATTTTTATATCAAATTCATGACTTGCAGCAAAATCAATTAAATTTCCAGCTATAACAATTTTCAATGCTGTATTAAATTTATCATCTGATTTTTCAATTATGTTCTCTACTTCTTTTTCGATTTTCATAACTTCAGAATTATAATATTTTTTTATATCTGCATACGGATTGTCATTCCCAATATGTTTAAGTATAATTTTCCATGTTCCCTGTATAACCTCTGGATTGCACCTATCATAATCCGTACTGCTCAAGTAATCAAGTACTTCCCTAATAGCTTTTTCTTCTCTACCTCTTTCAATTTTAAATAACTCCATGACCTGTATTACTTGGTTTATATTACACTTAATACAATTAAAATTTAATTTCATGTTTACGCCAGCTTTCATTAATTAATTCCCTATAACATATGTAATGCGCAAGATTTCGGCTCTTGCAATACCCATTATTATTTTAACATAATATTCAATCATTTCAATTTATGAAGAATAATTTTGCCTTCTAACTCTACATAGTGGGCGCATTAGCTATCATAATTTAATAAGCACCTTGCTTAACTTTTTTATTAGTAATAAAGCTTCCTAAAAACCAAAGAGCTATGATCCAAACAATCAAATATATAAGTTCACCTTTAAACTTAAAAATACTACTTCCATTTTCTATACCCTGGCTCATAGTCATGTACGCTTTTTGAGGAATAATGTTACATATAGTATCTAAAATTTTATTGTTTCCAGTGAAGGAAATAAAACAGCCTGCAAGTATTGAGGTCACAAAATAAATTCCTGTTGCCGCCATAGAAGTTTCTCTTTCAATGGCTGATGATAAAAACAGTGCAAAAGCAGTAGAAAGTAAACTTAAAATTCCAATTAATAAAGCTAACATTGGAAGATCAAATCCTATATCTACGCAAAAAAATACCTTTGTTACTGCAACTGCAATATAGCTAGGAATATATAAGCCTAAAAAGGTAAAAATTCCCTGTGCTGAAATATACTGTCCTTCACTTACTGGTGCTGTCATAATTCTTTTAAAGGTATTTAAGCTTTTATCCTCTGTGAAAAGTATCATTAGCGCTACACCCTGCATTAAGATAATCATTGTAATAAAACCTAATATATTGGTTCCAGCTCCTCTCTCATTTTCCTTATCTTTTTGAGTTTCTGTAATTTTACCTCCTTTAAAAAACTCTTCTATTTTATTTTTATCTTCTTTATTTTTTAAGGTAGTCACTTTATAGCTTCCATCACTTTTCTCTTCTACAATTGCAGCATATTCTGAAAGAAGTAATTTAGATTTAACTGGCTTTTTACTCATAACATCAATCTGAACCTTATCATTTTTAGGAAATGTTTTATTCCTATTTGTTACTAGTGCAATTTGAGCTTTAGGCTGTGCTTTTGACGAAAATAGTACTCCAAGTGCAATCATAATTGGTACAACTATAACCGCTACAATAATAATAGCTTTTTGTGACATAATTCTTTTAACATTATTCTTAAGTAAATTAATTACATTCATTACACATACTCCTCCGGTTTAAAAATAATTTGGCATAGTATTATGCAGATTATTGCTGCAAATATAGTTACAACTATGCTTGTCAAATATAGGCTAAAGTCATTATCATAAATTATTTGAAAAGCACACTGTGTAATCCATCTTAAAGGAGATATGTTAGATAAAGCTTCAAAACTTTTTCCAAGGCTTGCTATAGGAAAAAATACCCCGCCTAGAAAAACAAATACTAAAATAGGAATTTGCATTACTCCATTTGCACCTTGCTCGCTTTTAAATATGCAGCAAAATAACACACCAAGACAGGAGCCAAAAAAGGAAAGTACATTAATTAAAAATATAATATATAATATATTTTTTCCACCAAAATTAATATTCACAAAATATTGACCTGCAAGCATTATAGCTGCATATGAAACTGCCCCAATAATATAACTTGCTATAATTTTGGATAAATATATTTCCGTCTTAGAAATAGGCGCATACACTATTCTTGTATTCCCTTTTCGTACGCTTTCCTCCAAAAATACATTTGTTGCCGTCATAGAAAGCATAAGTCCCATAAAAATCATAAGTGTAACTCCATAATAATCATATGAACTTATATTTTCTGAACCATACCCATTTCTTGTAATAAATCCTATGATGCCAATTGTCATTATGGGAAATATGGTATTTATAATTATAAGCATAGGGTTTTTAAGAGTATTTTTGATATCAAATTTAACTATATTTATAAAATTCATGTTTCCACCCCTAATCTCTCAATTTCTTTCCTGTTAGTTCTAGAAATACAGTTTCTAAAGAAGCTTCTGCACTTGTCATACTTTCAATTAAGCAATCTGTATTAGATATTTCTGATATTATTTTATTAAAGTTATTGTTGGATTTTTCTGCAGTTATATTAACTGAATTTTCTGATATTTGTGTTTTTAATACCCCTTCGATTTTATTAATTTTCTCAGCTTTTAGCTTACTTATATCGCTGACTTTAAGGGAATAGGTTATCTGATCATCAACTTCTTTTTTAAGTTCCTCTTTGGTACCCTCTGCAATAATTTTTCCTTCATTCATAATTATAATTCTATCTGAAATTGCCTCTACCTCTTCCATATAGTGTGTAGAGTATATTATAGTTGCACCATTTTTTCTAAGCTTTTTAATGGACTCTAATATGTGATTTCTTGATTGTGGATCAATTCCTACTGTTGGTTCATCCATAATAATAAGCTTTGGTTTATGTGCAATAGCACAGGCTATATTAAGTCTTCTCTTCATTCCTCCAGAAAAAGTCTTTGGCTTGTCATCTTTTCTGTCATAAAGTGCTACTAATTCAAGTGCTTCTTTTACATTATCTTCAAGCTGTTTACCCCTTAATTTATATAAGCTTGCAAAGAATCGCACATTTTCTTCGGCTGAAATTTCCTCGTAAATAGCTAAATCCTGTGGGACTACTCCAATTCCATATTTTATAGCCTTTGCATCCTTTCTCAAGTCATTTCCCAGTATATTTACCTCTCCACTGTCCGCTTTTAATATTGTAGCTAAAATATTAATAGTTGTACTTTTTCCTGCTCCATTTGGCCCAAGAAGGCCAAGTATTTCCCCCTCCCTTACCTTAAAACTTATGCCTTTAACACCTTTCTTACCATCATAAACTTTTTTCAAATCGTTAACTGTAAGCGCATTATTCATTTTTAATTTCTCCACTCCTTATTTTTCCAAATTCTTTTAGTAGATTTTCATTTTCCTTTTCTAATTCTTCTTCATCAATTTCTACCCTGGTATTCACATTTTCTTCAAAACCATCCATCTCTTCACCATCAAAGCTATACATCTTCTTTAAAAGTATCCACAATATTTCCATTTCTTCTTTTGTAAGGGACTTTGAAATCTCTGCAAAAAAATACATAGACTCCTTTCCACTTTCTATGGTTTCCCTGCGTCCTGCCTCTGTTACACTCACATTAACTGCACGTTTATCAATTTTACTAGGCATCGTTACAACATATCCCTTATTCTCTAATATTGTTATGATTTGTTTTACACTTTGTTTAGTAGTACCAAGCTTTTTGGCAATATTATTTAATGTTGCCTTGTCTTCTGGTAAATGGTAAATTGCTATTATTGCCAT is a window of Clostridium pasteurianum DNA encoding:
- a CDS encoding glycoside hydrolase family 73 protein, with the translated sequence MINPKLNLNRKTKTINIKAVSVIMLIILASILCFIVSHSLNRKPNITPVDKAAIARKKFINTVAPYAEDVYKQDKIFASITLAQAMLESDTGNSKLTKKANNLFGIKANKYWTGNTIQMPTKENYNGKEVVEKATFRAYSNWDESIEDHTNFLKKNSIYAEHGVFSAANYEQQAQAIQAAGYATDPNYAKELITLIKKYKLYKYDNVK
- a CDS encoding response regulator transcription factor; the encoded protein is MNKSVNIIIVEDDNDINNMLKILIEKRGYNVVQAYSGTEAFLYIKAHEFQLVLLDLMLPGMNGEELLKKIRRISQVPVIVISAKLSKETKVDMLRIGADDYITKPFDMDEVDARIYSNLRRYMDFQNGNVFSKNIVYKDIILDREAKEVSVNGKKLVLTNREYNILEVLILNPKKIFSKANLFESVWGDTYMGDDNTLNVHMSNLRNKLLKANPKEEYIETVWGMGYKLKS
- a CDS encoding sensor histidine kinase, which gives rise to MIFLLIVLVIFLGVLLVRNYLIDRELNRISEKLEDINKENSHEKLKVALINKKIERLSNAINKTIEIRIKSEADKVKSEDKLRQAIADMSHDLRTPLTAIKGYIKFLKTEDLNDTERGQYIEIIEKRAATLEILLNDFYSLSLIDSHDFKLNIEKVDISRAVQEIMFSRYIDFENKGIEPEININDNIVYIAADKNALERTIDNLITNAIKYAENNIKVTLSTHGRSVFLKIDNNSNNLKNCNVNSIFDRFYMADKTRSGQGTGLGLSITKELVDKMNGKITAKIINDVISICVEFDMIKREG
- a CDS encoding damage-control phosphatase ARMT1 family protein; this encodes MKAGVNMKLNFNCIKCNINQVIQVMELFKIERGREEKAIREVLDYLSSTDYDRCNPEVIQGTWKIILKHIGNDNPYADIKKYYNSEVMKIEKEVENIIEKSDDKFNTALKIVIAGNLIDFAASHEFDIKMLEKQISNIEKTKLAIDESEILHECLKNAKSLMYLGDNCGEICLDKLFIKYIKREFPDIKVYFGVRGKAIVNDVTIEDAKMVGMQEVAEVIDNGDGSLGTVISKVNDEFKNKFYDVDVIIAKGQGNYESLCEIDRENIFHLFMAKCGPVAKSLDVKPMSIVCVKNEKRHIW
- a CDS encoding ABC transporter ATP-binding protein; its protein translation is MNNALTVNDLKKVYDGKKGVKGISFKVREGEILGLLGPNGAGKSTTINILATILKADSGEVNILGNDLRKDAKAIKYGIGVVPQDLAIYEEISAEENVRFFASLYKLRGKQLEDNVKEALELVALYDRKDDKPKTFSGGMKRRLNIACAIAHKPKLIIMDEPTVGIDPQSRNHILESIKKLRKNGATIIYSTHYMEEVEAISDRIIIMNEGKIIAEGTKEELKKEVDDQITYSLKVSDISKLKAEKINKIEGVLKTQISENSVNITAEKSNNNFNKIISEISNTDCLIESMTSAEASLETVFLELTGKKLRD
- a CDS encoding DUF3298 and DUF4163 domain-containing protein codes for the protein MYYIYYGDSRNSEGQYTNGKAVLNEQNLVPQKFNIKYPFVVNENNDMVKTKVNEEIIDAVGELFKNQVLLPEKTDFIEIFGTYEIGVNKNYILSILFSIYTYVYHAAHGLTVYSSITINTKTGKTYSFSDLFNPKMNYLGVLTLMVNKYIKDNNIQLINDFKGVTNNQEFYLTDKNLILYYQVYEYTPYYYGIFKVPIPYTEIKNILSPMSPINSLS
- a CDS encoding ABC transporter permease, which translates into the protein MNVINLLKNNVKRIMSQKAIIIVAVIVVPIMIALGVLFSSKAQPKAQIALVTNRNKTFPKNDKVQIDVMSKKPVKSKLLLSEYAAIVEEKSDGSYKVTTLKNKEDKNKIEEFFKGGKITETQKDKENERGAGTNILGFITMIILMQGVALMILFTEDKSLNTFKRIMTAPVSEGQYISAQGIFTFLGLYIPSYIAVAVTKVFFCVDIGFDLPMLALLIGILSLLSTAFALFLSSAIERETSMAATGIYFVTSILAGCFISFTGNNKILDTICNIIPQKAYMTMSQGIENGSSIFKFKGELIYLIVWIIALWFLGSFITNKKVKQGAY
- a CDS encoding ABC transporter permease, whose translation is MYNLLKVEFYKLKHSKIFYMLCILMIMQSLCVLIPVKENFLRVKSGCDMFLFAIELQEGIFHLFVIGILSYYITNEFYSGNIRNLIASGHKRVNIVFAKTIVFCTGVVLVSFIFPVGTLIINTLKNGYGTNFDLVKFIEIIIILIFAYAAMGVIWVLISFLTKNVFVTIASCYVIDIINRAGMALSLKSKEVDYFYSKTVFSIPRAVRYDKFNFNIDFKMIFMSLITIIVCVILSCIFFRKSDVK
- a CDS encoding ABC transporter ATP-binding protein, translating into MEEIVLKTVNLTKRYKSKNVVNGVNVTIKKGDIYGFIGQNGAGKTTFMRLVAGLIFKSEGSIDIFGENDEGKIEEERERMGCLIEKPALFSFSSVYENLEINRMQKGIPGKECIDKVLKMVGLYEEKNKAVRKLSFGMKQKLGIAIALLGDPEFLILDEPINGLDPMSIIGVRELLTKLNREYGVTILISSHILSELYQFANVYGIIHKGRLIEQITSKELNERCKKFLYIKTDDADKAVFVIENKLKTQNYEVLPENVIKLYDYLDSPGEVSSTLSKNGSIVEEITLKGDDLEIYFSKLIGGRCDV
- a CDS encoding DeoR/GlpR family DNA-binding transcription regulator yields the protein MYQEERIEKILQYLNEHNSMSVQKICGINNVSRDTARRDIIKLTEQGAVIRTHGGISLPGLKNTIKAYRERIEAYSDEKKNIAQKALEFIDEEGHYFLDVSTTVRFMAEYLNKKITVATHSLDNIEIISEKEDINLISFGGYLNRKNRFFYRSNFKDYFDGMYFDAAFLGAAAIMKDGIYYEDEEDADIKRAVVKHTKKNIVLADHKKFACSSYYKGSSFENIDIIITDEKPSKAFLQIIHDENIELIIV
- a CDS encoding ABC transporter permease, with the protein product MNFINIVKFDIKNTLKNPMLIIINTIFPIMTIGIIGFITRNGYGSENISSYDYYGVTLMIFMGLMLSMTATNVFLEESVRKGNTRIVYAPISKTEIYLSKIIASYIIGAVSYAAIMLAGQYFVNINFGGKNILYIIFLINVLSFFGSCLGVLFCCIFKSEQGANGVMQIPILVFVFLGGVFFPIASLGKSFEALSNISPLRWITQCAFQIIYDNDFSLYLTSIVVTIFAAIICIILCQIIFKPEEYV
- a CDS encoding Cof-type HAD-IIB family hydrolase, producing the protein MSKYKMLCLDIDGTLLNSMHKISKETKEKINAAANQGIIVVLVSARMPEGIVYLQEELGVEQPIICYSGSLILGKGGDILLNKFIPSNIVDTVYNFTEEMNVHMSLYKDDKWYIKGDDEWSKQESDITHIVPNVTDFIRLLDEWKKYNLGPNKILCMSDPDNINVLNRKVSGKLSSYVNVYPSKATYLEIMPKSSSKTSAIEYLSTKLNISRSEIIAIGDNYNDVDMIQYAGLGIAMGNAPDKVKDFADDVTLTNDDNGVAAAIEKYIIFK